A part of Onthophagus taurus isolate NC chromosome 7, IU_Otau_3.0, whole genome shotgun sequence genomic DNA contains:
- the LOC139430852 gene encoding uncharacterized protein isoform X1, producing the protein MIKNITNYYLHIIIIDSKLTWKSHLDNRVNKACVAFGQCRRAVGRTWGLSPKIALWIYTAVVRPMLTYGAVVWWTRTSKSTATTALNRIQRLACLYVTGALRSTPTAAMEIMLNLPPLNLHIQEVALVTMKRLQSVGTMKDEDAGSSSTLWREAVLDTHLLECKTDHRPAKYVFSRKYLIHVSLTVVDVHRTLKIYTDGSKGRNGAGAGVFSHDPLIRLSEPLGSSTTVIQAELTAIKLAADCIVESNKRGKYFTIFTDSKQSLLALSRVIITSAVVMDCHKALEEAAKYNSIRIQWIKGHSGSKGNNHADRLAKRAAGRAPCAPEPIITPSLATHIELIKHITHKKFLNGWDRTPGCHLAKELLKYPSAATAQFFVGLGKSALRTATGLLTGHCKVNKHLQNMKLADSG; encoded by the coding sequence atgataaaaaatataacgaaTTATTATCtgcatataataataatagacaGTAAGCTAACGTGGAAATCCCACCTAGACAATAGAGTTAATAAAGCTTGTGTCGCCTTCGGCCAGTGCCGGAGGGCTGTCGGGAGGACTTGGGGTCTGTCTCCCAAGATAGCCCTGTGGATCTACACCGCCGTTGTTCGACCAATGCTAACTTACGGTGCGGTGGTATGGTGGACTAGAACTTCTAAGTCTACCGCCACCACTGCGCTTAATAGAATACAGAGACTCGCGTGTCtgtatgttacaggtgcgctGCGATCAACCCCCACAGCGGCCATGGAAATCATGTTAAATTTACCACCACTCAACCTACATATCCAGGAAGTGGCGTTGGTAACCATGAAACGACTACAATCAGTAGGAACTATGAAGGATGAGGACGCTGGCAGCAGTTCAACACTCTGGAGGGAAGCAGTGCTAGACACACACCTACTCGAATGTAAGACTGATCACAGACCAGCAAAATATGTTTTCTCAAGGAAGTACCTCATCCACGTCAGTCTCACAGTTGTAGATGTACATAGAACCTTAAagatctacactgatggttcaaaagGACGAAATGGTGCAGGCGCGGGGGTATTCTCTCACGATCCCCTGATTCGCCTCTCAGAACCTTTAGGGTCCAGCACCACCGTCATACAAGCGGAACTAACTGCTATTAAACTTGCTGCTGACTGCATTGTTGAATCCAACAAGCGGGGTAagtattttactatttttacagACAGTAAACAatctcttttagctttaagcaGAGTTATTATAACGTCTGCAGTAGTTATGGATTGTCACAAAGCACTGGAGGAGGCCGCGAAATACAATTCTATCAGAATCCAGTGGATTAAAGGGCATTCCGGCTCCAAGGGTAACAACCACGCGGACAGGCTAGCCAAACGTGCTGCCGGTAGAGCGCCCTGTGCACCCGAGCCGATAATTACCCCCTCCTTAGCCACTCATATCGAGTTAATAAAGCACATTAcccacaaaaaatttttaaacgggTGGGACCGCACCCCGGGCTGTCATCTCGCTaaggaattgttaaaatatccttCAGCCGCAACAGCCCAGTTTTTCGTAGGGCTCGGTAAAAGTGCCCTTCGCACTGCCACAGGTCTCCTCACGGGACACTGTAAAGTAAATAAGCACCTTCAAAACATGAAGCTTGCTGACTCAGGATGA
- the LOC139430852 gene encoding uncharacterized protein isoform X2, protein MEIMLNLPPLNLHIQEVALVTMKRLQSVGTMKDEDAGSSSTLWREAVLDTHLLECKTDHRPAKYVFSRKYLIHVSLTVVDVHRTLKIYTDGSKGRNGAGAGVFSHDPLIRLSEPLGSSTTVIQAELTAIKLAADCIVESNKRGKYFTIFTDSKQSLLALSRVIITSAVVMDCHKALEEAAKYNSIRIQWIKGHSGSKGNNHADRLAKRAAGRAPCAPEPIITPSLATHIELIKHITHKKFLNGWDRTPGCHLAKELLKYPSAATAQFFVGLGKSALRTATGLLTGHCKVNKHLQNMKLADSG, encoded by the coding sequence ATGGAAATCATGTTAAATTTACCACCACTCAACCTACATATCCAGGAAGTGGCGTTGGTAACCATGAAACGACTACAATCAGTAGGAACTATGAAGGATGAGGACGCTGGCAGCAGTTCAACACTCTGGAGGGAAGCAGTGCTAGACACACACCTACTCGAATGTAAGACTGATCACAGACCAGCAAAATATGTTTTCTCAAGGAAGTACCTCATCCACGTCAGTCTCACAGTTGTAGATGTACATAGAACCTTAAagatctacactgatggttcaaaagGACGAAATGGTGCAGGCGCGGGGGTATTCTCTCACGATCCCCTGATTCGCCTCTCAGAACCTTTAGGGTCCAGCACCACCGTCATACAAGCGGAACTAACTGCTATTAAACTTGCTGCTGACTGCATTGTTGAATCCAACAAGCGGGGTAagtattttactatttttacagACAGTAAACAatctcttttagctttaagcaGAGTTATTATAACGTCTGCAGTAGTTATGGATTGTCACAAAGCACTGGAGGAGGCCGCGAAATACAATTCTATCAGAATCCAGTGGATTAAAGGGCATTCCGGCTCCAAGGGTAACAACCACGCGGACAGGCTAGCCAAACGTGCTGCCGGTAGAGCGCCCTGTGCACCCGAGCCGATAATTACCCCCTCCTTAGCCACTCATATCGAGTTAATAAAGCACATTAcccacaaaaaatttttaaacgggTGGGACCGCACCCCGGGCTGTCATCTCGCTaaggaattgttaaaatatccttCAGCCGCAACAGCCCAGTTTTTCGTAGGGCTCGGTAAAAGTGCCCTTCGCACTGCCACAGGTCTCCTCACGGGACACTGTAAAGTAAATAAGCACCTTCAAAACATGAAGCTTGCTGACTCAGGATGA